From the genome of Halomonas sp. LR3S48:
AGAACAAGAACTTGGTAGCCCTCTAAAGAAAGGCGTGACGCGGTTCGAGAGCCTCCTTGAGCCTTTCAGTCTCAGCGGCTCACTCCCGCAGGGCTGCGCCCAGGCCATATTTGAACTTCAACAGGTCAGAAACGTGATTGCACATCGCAATGGCATCGCGGACCGGCGCCTTAAGTCGGCGTGCCCTTGGCTAAAAGTGCGTGTAGGCCACCCAGTCAATGTTGGCGGGGATATGCTTGGCCGCTATTCGGAAGCATCAGGGGCATATCTACTTGAGGTTCTTTATCGGGTAGGGGACGCTCATGGCCTCGATCTTCGGGCCTCAGCGGCGCAAGATTCTGAGGCTGTAGACGCTGACCCTAAGAAAAATACAGACAAGAATGCCTAACAATGCCATGGAGCGCGACGGCTGCTGCGCAGCCGCGGCTCATGGTTGGCGTTAGCTTTCTGCGGGTACTTTAGGAGTATATTGCATATGGATGACTATCAAAATCCAAAAGCTGGAAAAACGTACATAAGCCCAAGGCTTAAAGCTTTTGGTGATTCTGATAGAACGGTCCGCATCGCCTCAAAGGTGATTGACTCGCCTGATTCATATGCTTTTGCCAAGATCAAAGATGAAATTGTTCTTCGCCACAAAGAAGACGCGAAATCGTATATAACCGCTAAGTTTCTTGAAGATACAAGAGGAATTTTCGTTTTAAATATACAAGGCTACACTGTTGCTACGGACAAGCCTCATAACGCAAGTTTTTCGTTTGTTGGTGAGGAAATTGGTAAGCTGCTTGAATTTATTCGAAATATCCAATCGGTTAATCTCGATAGTTCGTCTCGGATAAATATTACAGACGAAGAGCTGAATAGAATAGTCTTATCGAATAGCCAAGCAAAAAGTATTCTTCATGAGAACCAAGAGCTTTTTGCCGAAGTTCTTCGCTCCGAGGTTACAACTGAAGACATCGTCGCTGTTGGGTATCGAAAGAAGCAGCTTGATGTGTATGAAAAGCTACTAAATGATTCTGAATACTTCAACGACCTTAAAGAGAGGAAGAGAACTACTAATGAGGGGCTTTGGCAGAAGTACTTCGAAAAGAACCCATGGGTCTTCGGATATGGTCTTGGCTACATATTTCTATCCGGCCTAGATGACAAGAAGTTAGAGCAGGTTGTTCAGGGACATAGTGTTAGCACGCATGGTAAGCGTGTTGATGCTCTCATGAAGACCAAAGGCATTATATCTAATCTCTGCTTTGTCGAAATTAAGACTCACGCGACTGAACTACTTGATTCCAAACCTTATAGATCAGGATGTTGGGCACCATCAAAAGAGTTGTCAGGTGCGATATCTCAAGTGCAGGGAACAGTAGCGTCAGCCGTTGAAAACCTTTCAAGTAAGATCAGCCTAGACGATAAATTCGGCAATCCTACCGGAGAGGAAATATATAATTACCAGCCGAAATCCTATCTTGTGATCGGCAGTATGGCTGAGTTCTCAACAGACAATGGCGTCAACAAAGATAAGCTTAGGTCGTTCGAGCTGCTAAGAAAGAATATATCAAATCCGGAAATAATAACCTTTGATGAACTATATGAAAGAGCAAGATTCATCGTGCTTCATAATCAAAGCTAACAAGCGCAAGCAGTCGGAAAAATTGCTCGCTGCGCTCGCAATTTTCCGCTGTTGCGGGCGTTAACTTTATAGGATCAGCATGAAGCCACAGTTTTCAGAGTTTACTTACGGATATACGGTAGTAGAGGAACTAACTAGAAACTACCGATTTACGGCAGTACCTACTTTTCCAACGCTTGTAGAGGAAGGGCGGGATGGTGGCGGCTATGATGTTCAGGTAGAAATACAAGGCCTACCATTTTTTCTGCAATTCAAACGTTCTGATTATCTAAGCCGTTCAAATGCAAAGTACCGTCACGTATTCGGAAGCACGTATTATCGTTTCAATCTACATGCCTTGAGATATTCAAAACAACACAATTTGCTTATCCATCTAGAACGCTGTGGGAATCCAGTTTTCTATGTAGCACCTAAGTTCCATACAAATCTAGAGATGCATAACAATTATTTTGGTCGCACTGTAGCTAGAAACTCAATTTGGGTAGCGCCTACAGAAATTGGCAATTTGCCAGATGATGACGAGCATTCAATCTGTTTCAATCAATCAGAGTCGCAGGTCTATTTCTGCTCAGAACCGAAGCCGGTCGAACACAGGATGAGTTTTAAGACTGACGCATTAGAACGTTATGTTTCCATATTTAAAGAACGGAATGGTTATCAGCAGTTTCATAAAGACAATTGGGAAGAACTTTATGATCAGATGCTTTACGTATTTCAAAAACACGACAGTTTGGGTTTTGGTAAGCTTTCTAGGTACTTAGACGAAGATGAGAACGTTATAACTAAAACAGCAAAGCTGTCTCGCTTAGCGTTTGGTGCGGACATGGTGGTTTATGAAAGTTAACAAGGCGCTGTTATCGGACAAATTTTTCGCTGCGCTACAAATTTGCCGCAAAGCGCGGCGTTAACCACCCCTGTCGATTCCGACCAGCTCCGTTCGACGTTAGATTGCCACTCACAGCAATCACCCACAGAAGGGAGCCGATCATGAAGAACATGGCAAAGAACACGATCTGCCTTTGGTACGACGGCGGCGCTGAGGAAGCCGCGCGATTTTATGCCGAGACCTTCCCCGATTCGTCGCTCGATGCGGTGCACCGGGCGCCTGGGGATTACCCCTCGGGCCAGGAGGGGAGCGTCTTGACGGTCGAGTTCACCGTGCTGGGCGTTGCGTGCCTCGGGCTGAACGGCGGGCCTGCCTTCAAGCATAGCGAAGCGTTCTCGTTTCAGGTGGCGACCGAAGACCAGGAGGAGACGGATCGCTACTGGAACGCCATCGTTGGCAATGGCGGGCAGGAAAGCGAATGCGGGTGGTGCAAGGACAAGTGGGGCATTTCGTGGCAGATTACGCCGATTGCGCTGACGAAAGCCTTCACCAGTCCTGACCGCGCCGCCGCCAAGCGGGCGTTCGATGCCATGATGACGATGCAGAAAATCGACATCGCCAAGATCGAGGCCGCCTTTCGCGGTTGAGAAAAAAGGACGGGCTTGTCCAAAGCCGCCGACGCTTCCCCAGCGTCGGCGGCTTTTTCTTTTTTAAGGCCGCAACTTCACGCTTCGATCCACACCTCGTCGCCCTTGAAGCTCACCTTCCAGGTGCGCAGCCGCACGCTGTCGTCT
Proteins encoded in this window:
- a CDS encoding Shedu immune nuclease family protein translates to MDDYQNPKAGKTYISPRLKAFGDSDRTVRIASKVIDSPDSYAFAKIKDEIVLRHKEDAKSYITAKFLEDTRGIFVLNIQGYTVATDKPHNASFSFVGEEIGKLLEFIRNIQSVNLDSSSRINITDEELNRIVLSNSQAKSILHENQELFAEVLRSEVTTEDIVAVGYRKKQLDVYEKLLNDSEYFNDLKERKRTTNEGLWQKYFEKNPWVFGYGLGYIFLSGLDDKKLEQVVQGHSVSTHGKRVDALMKTKGIISNLCFVEIKTHATELLDSKPYRSGCWAPSKELSGAISQVQGTVASAVENLSSKISLDDKFGNPTGEEIYNYQPKSYLVIGSMAEFSTDNGVNKDKLRSFELLRKNISNPEIITFDELYERARFIVLHNQS
- a CDS encoding VOC family protein gives rise to the protein MKNMAKNTICLWYDGGAEEAARFYAETFPDSSLDAVHRAPGDYPSGQEGSVLTVEFTVLGVACLGLNGGPAFKHSEAFSFQVATEDQEETDRYWNAIVGNGGQESECGWCKDKWGISWQITPIALTKAFTSPDRAAAKRAFDAMMTMQKIDIAKIEAAFRG